A genome region from Penicillium psychrofluorescens genome assembly, chromosome: 3 includes the following:
- a CDS encoding uncharacterized protein (ID:PFLUO_004244-T1.cds;~source:funannotate) has product MDEIELLPKMNGKQINTPCTKPPGSVPIPEQDWIIFEKLSEHPRPISPEDFASGMGPAFTVGKYSCRLAGAGNENKLAYMRIYKQIPLDGTRLDKQSVRQSQAHGPRKHVELEAFKSLTEKGSTATPRLLGYRIGTQDAGDLVPGGYIVFLAWEKVQGESLDRKYFWSLPYNKRKVIRDNFKNALREVLSSGYMPVLTSPSKIILNKDTGDVKISGFSQAARIDMDTKWEDNYFVFFSLVLDNYKRDKYLPNMATDLQVDQHTGWRW; this is encoded by the exons ATGGATGAAATTGAACTCCTTCCCAAGATGAATGGCAAACAGATCAATACACCCTGCACGAAGCCTCCGGGATCTGTTCCTATCCCCGAACAGGACTGGATCATCTTCGAAAAGCTGAGTGAGCACCCACGCCCGATCAGTCCAGAGGATTTCGCCAGTGGCATGGGCCCCGCGTTCACCGTTGGAAAATATTCTTGTCGCCTTGCAGGTGCCGGCAACGAGAACAAGCTTGCCTACATGCGTATCTACAAACAGATTCCTCTGGATGGTACTCGCCTTGACAAACAAAGTGTCCGTCAGTCCCAGGCTCATGGGCCACGAAAGCATGTGGAGCTCGAGGCCTTCAAGAGCCTCACAGAGAAAGGGTCCACTGCCACTCCCAGACTCCTTGGATATCGAATCGGCACGCAAGACGCAGGCGACCTTGTTCCCGGCGGGTATATCGTCTTCCTTGCATGGGAAAAGGTCCAAGGAGAGTCCCTCGATAGGAAGTATTTCTGGAGCCTTCCCTACAACAAGCGGAAAGTCATCCGTGACAACTTCAAGAATGCTCTCAG GGAAGTTCTGAGTTCTGGGTACATGCCGGTCTTGACGTCCCCTTCAAAGATCATACTCAACAAGGATACCGGGGATGT CAAAATCTCCGGTTTCAGTCAGGCTGCCCGCATCGACATGGATACGAAATGGGAAGACAACTACTtcgtctttttttctctggTCCTAGACAACTACAAGCGGGATAAATACCTTCCCAATATGGCGACTGATCTCCAAGTTGACCAACACACtggctggagatggtga
- a CDS encoding uncharacterized protein (ID:PFLUO_004241-T1.cds;~source:funannotate): MTESVHESPLSLTAEDLQPTFAPKAEPESPVGENGETCPEDLDTEELEDACLGCPHYKRNVKLQCFTCKKWYTCRFCHDEVEEHHLIRRETENMLCMLCGHAQPAAQNCRKCGEQTAQYYCDICKLWDNDSKKSIYHCSDCGICRIGQGLGKDFFHCKRCCVCLPISIETTHRCIERSTQCDCPICGDYMFTSPETVVVMRCGHSIHSKCLSEYSKSSFRCPICSKTITNMEATFRNLDRTIEGQPMPVEFKDTRSLIYCNDCGVKSVVKYHWLGLKCDLCESYNTAQHRLLQGDMPESIEEEEAVGSLPPRTRASSFTTNDELVSSSLAAFRINATSIPSPHLGTRLSAGPDGQFSSYSITRDRAISPVVTNYFGLPSERESEKPSSLPFFGGLSRTTSENDYGALNFLSKKLRYRYGFLGGESQPADEKSEKSATDSEEDGGESSDAESDGSRDDDDEEDQDDEDEIDIFGHR, encoded by the exons CATGCCCCGAGGATCTTGATACCGAAGAATTGGAAGATGCTTGCCTGGGGTGTCCGCACTACAAGCGAAATGTCAAGTTGCAGTGTTTCACTTGCAAGAAGTGGTATACGTGCCGGTTCTGCCATGACGAGGTCGAAGAACATCATCTCATCCGCCGGGAAACTGAAAATATGCTATGCATGCTCTGTGGACATGCCCAACCAGCGGCGCAGAATTGTAGGAAATGCGGCGAGCAAACTGCTCAGTACTACTGCGATATTTGCAAGCTGTGGGACAATGACAGCAAGAAGAGCATTTACCACTGCAGTGATTGTGGTATATGTCGGATTGGACAGGGTCTTGGCAAGGATTTCTTTCATTGCAAG AGATGTTGCGTCTGCCTGCCGATCTCGATCGAGACCACTCATCGGTGTATTGAACGATCTACCCAGTGCGATTGTCCAATCTGTGGAGACTATATGTTCACTTCTCCGGAAACCGTGGTTGTCATGCGATGCGGCCATAGCATTCACTCCAAATGTCTTTCCGAATACTCCAAGAGCTCGTTCCGATGTCCAATATGCAGCAAGACCATCACGAACATGGAAGCAACGTTTCGCAACTTGGACCGCACCATCGAGGGCCAACCCATGCCTGTTGAATTCAAGGATACCAGAAGTCTCATCTACTGCAATGACTGCGGCGTGAAATCAGTTGTCAAGTACCATTGGTTGGGCTTAAAATGTGACTT ATGCGAGTCATATAATACGGCACAACACCGACTTCTGCAGGGGGACATGCCAGAGTccattgaggaagaagaagccgttGGCAGCCTGCCACCTCGAACTCGAGCGTCATCTTTCACCACAAATGATGAATTAGTATCCTCGTCGCTTGCAGCATTCCGCATCAACGCGACCTCGATCCCAAGCCCACATCTCGGAACCCGCTTATCCGCGGGCCCTGATGGGCAATTTTCGTCTTACAGCATTACACGAGACCGCGCTATTTCGCCTGTAGTCACGAACTACTTCGGTCTGCCGTCTGAACGTGAATCAGAGAAGCCTTCCTCCTTACCATTCTTCGGCGGTCTGTCGAGGACTACTAGCGAGAATGACTATGGCGCACTGAACTTCTTGAGTAAGAAGCTCAGATACCGGTATGGATTCCTTGGTGGTGAATCGCAACCGGCGGATGAGAAGTCAGAAAAGTCAGCCACCGACAGCGAAGAGGACGGTGGTGAATCGTCCGATGCTGAATCAGATGGCAGCCgggacgacgatgacgaggaggaccaagatgacgaggacgaaaTAGACATCTTTGGCCATCGATGA
- a CDS encoding uncharacterized protein (ID:PFLUO_004242-T1.cds;~source:funannotate), translating into MGLVEKFLPKDDRFAALLLYGMVFSTCFNGYDAGIMTVILADKQFIQYYGINDSKSGLVATIPWAMTGIAQLWLGGTLAGWLGRLWALRLSICIMIIGVVVEVVPNSFGVLILGRLLTGLGFGCVYIATNLYVAECAPTKLRGSFVGTVSQFGYQLGTLIAFWAGYGMSFHKSPYNIAWRVSNIIQIPIGIAFIFVSFWYPESPRFMLEKYPETPERALKVLSRLRSGAPTDERVRTEFHELVASYEFRRRYDPGYMGLFKSKSMRKRLAYGFYAAGLQQCGGIASLTMYATLIYQSLGWDAGSQALSINGIQAVLQLLIVLVNTFTVERFGRRGLLLAGFSIQSLALLVMSCLTTAFPTNDNKPAAVVEVAMLFIVGLTYCWSNGPIAATVVSEIFPQHVRDKGFGLSMLGQTCWLILLTESWPDFNAKVGGHSYWLLFGLNVAAGISVYFILPETKGISLERMEKIFGGLDFVEAGEHETDTEKREALALVTEGEKAPAAHVENVSRDISSQGPERSPA; encoded by the exons ATGGGTCTCGTCGAGAAGTTCCTCCCTAAGGATGACCG CTTtgcggcgctgctgttgTATGGCATGGTTTTCTCGACCTGTTTCAATGGCTACGATGCGGGTATCATGACGGTCATCCTGGCCGACAAGCAGTTCATTCAATACTATGGCATCAACGATAGCAAATCTGGGCTGGTGGCCACTATTCCCTGGGCAATGACAG GCATTGCGCAGCTCTGGCTTGGGGGCAcgctggctggctggctcgGCCGCCTGTGGGCGCTGCGACTCTCTATCTGCATCATGATTATCGGAGT AGTGGTCGAGGTCGTCCCCAACAGCTTCGGCGTCCTCATCCTGGGACGTCTTCTCAC AGGTCTGGGCTTCGGCTGCGTCTACATCGCAACAAACCTTTACGTCGCGGAATGTGCACCCACCAAGCTCCGAGGCAGCTTCGTCGGTACAGTCTCCCAATTCGGCTACCAGCTAGGCACACTGATCGCCTTCTGGGCCGGCTACGGCATGTCCTTCCACAAATCGCCCTACAACATTGCCTGGCGTGTCTCAAACATTATTCAGATTCCTATCGGTATTGCTTTCATCTTTGTCTCATTCTGGTACCCCGAAAGCCCACGCTTCatgctggagaagtaccCGGAGACGCCTGAGCGTGCTCTCAAAGTGCTCAGTCGGCTGAGGTCCGGCGCTCCAACTGATGAGCGTGTTCGAACCGAGTTCCACGAACTTGTTGCCTCGTATGAGTTCCGTCGGAGATATGATCCGGGATATATGGGTCTTTTCAAGAGCAAGAGCATGCGGAAGCGTCTTGCGTATGGATTTTACGCTGCGGGTCTTCAACAg TGCGGAGGTATCGCTTCTCTCACTATGTATGCGACTTTGATCTACCAGAGTCTCGGATGGGACGCGGGCTCGCAGGCTCTCTCCATCAACGGAATCCAGGCCGTCCTACAACTGCTGATCGTCCTCGTGAATACCTTCACCGTGGAAAGGTTCGGCCGACGAGGTCTTCTGCTCGCCGGGTTTTCGATCCAGTCCCTTGCGCTTCTCGTCATGTCGTGTCTGACCACCGCATTTCCTACTAACGACAACAAGCCTGCCGCAGTCGTGGAGGTGGCTATGCTCTTTATCGTTGGTTTAACGTATTGTTGGTCGAACGGCCCCATTGCTGCGACGGTGGTGTCGGAGATTTTCCCTCAACATGTTCGGGACAAG GGGTTCGGTCTCTCCATGCTTGGTCAGACTTGCTGGCTGATTCTCCTCACGGAATCGTGGCCTGACTTCAACGCCAAAGTCGGTGGACACAGCTATTGGCTACTCTTTGGGCTGAATGTGGCTGCCGGG ATTTCCGTATACTTTATTCTCCCCGAAACCAAGGGTATCTCTCTTGAGCGTATGGAAAAGATCTTCGGGGGCCTGGACTTTGTCGAGGCCGGAGAGCATGAAACTGACACGGAGAAACGCGAGGCCTTGGCCCTGGTcaccgagggcgagaaggcaCCAGCTGCGCATGTAGAGAATGTCTCTAGAGATATTTCTTCTCAGGGACCGGAGAGATCCCCTGCTTGA
- a CDS encoding uncharacterized protein (ID:PFLUO_004245-T1.cds;~source:funannotate) produces the protein MAKPHLSHLADLTPASPERTWLTAPHPTLPIVATCSSDKTVRIYSLTNFKLLSTISDGHKRSVRTCAWKPHLQGESVLATGSFDATVGIWRRWDKYGNETNHTGAAADNDMTEDASDEEEKEWRFAVLLDGHDSEVKSLSWSASGMLLATCSRDKSIWIWEDLDDGDDNFETVAVMQEHDGDVKCVAWHPAEECLASGSYDDTIRVWREDLDDWGQVACIRGHGGTVWFLDWEGVETTPILSSAEQRDQWREQRALSGSRLISCSDDQTVRVWTRQPKEGQQPAMSSSAMTGIPSIIRPTGSDETWEEEAVLPHAHELAVYAVAWSRQTGLAASAGADGRIVIYEERVVASTEAPLRTEWSVLAVVDGAHGIYEINHVVWTKRADRNAEGGADEEVLVSTADDGSVKVWTLQR, from the coding sequence ATGGCCAAACCACACCTCTCCCACCTAGCCGACCTCACACCCGCGTCCCCCGAGCGGACGTGGCTCACCGCACCGCACCCGACCCTCCCCATCGTAGCAACCTGCAGCTCCGACAAGACCGTCCGCATCTACTCGCTCACAAATTTCAAGCTCCTCTCCACAATTTCCGATGGCCACAAGCGCAGCGTGCGCACCTGCGCCTGGAAACCGCATCTGCAAGGCGAAAGCGTGCTCGCAACGGGGAGCTTCGACGCCACAGTGGGAATCTGGCGACGATGGGACAAGTACGGGAATGAAACCAACCACACCGGCGCAGCCGCGGATAACGACATGACTGAGGATGCCTctgacgaagaagaaaaagagtgGCGCTTCGCTGTTCTCCTAGACGGACACGACAGCGAAGTCAAGTCACTATCCTGGTCTGCGTCGGGAATGTTACTAGCCACTTGCTCGCGCGACAAATCGATTTGGATCTGGGAGGACCTGGACGATGGAGATGACAATTTCGAGACCGTGGCAGTGATGCAGGAGCATGACGGGGACGTCAAGTGCGTTGCGTGGCATCCCGCGGAAGAATGCCTCGCCTCCGGGAGCTACGATGACACGATCAGGGTGTGGCgcgaggatctggatgacTGGGGACAAGTTGCGTGCATCCGGGGGCATGGGGGCACGGTATGGTTTCTGGATTGGGAGGGTGTGGAGACTACGCCTATACTTTCGTCCGCCGAGCAGCGCGATCAATGGCGCGAGCAGCGCGCTCTCTCCGGCTCACGACTGATTTCCTGCTCGGATGATCAGACTGTGCGTGTTTGGACCCGCCAGCCGAAGGAGGGCCAGCAGCCTGCTATGAGTTCGTCTGCTATGACGGGGATTCCGAGTATTATTCGGCCGACGGGGTCCGACGAGACgtgggaggaggaggcggtgctgCCACATGCACATGAACTGGCTGTCTATGCGGTGGCATGGAGTCGGCAGACTGGTcttgctgcttctgctgGCGCAGATGGGCGGATTGTGATCTACGAAGAACGGGTGGTGGCCTCGACCGAGGCGCCGTTGCGGACGGAATGGTCGGTTCTGGCGGTTGTGGATGGTGCGCATGGGATCTACGAGATCAATCATGTTGTCTGGACGAAACGGGCGGATCGTAAcgccgagggcggcgccgacgaagaagtcCTGGTGTCGACGGCGGATGACGGCAGCGTCAAGGTGTGGACACTGCAGCGGTGA
- a CDS encoding uncharacterized protein (ID:PFLUO_004243-T1.cds;~source:funannotate): MSYPQESFITTTFAPGSFWACRRDVVRTQTLKHQLHMLKSTGRYDAFKLQWHPSYSNPPTVWPIPNHQFWDSDVAKWIEGACYLLMDQFDAEIDSAVKELVQMIQSAQHPDGYLNIHYSVVEPGKRFTNLRDMHELYNAGHLIEGALAHRLYYKNDEMMAPMLKYVDLLAETFGDGDDQIPGYPGHPEIELALLRLYSVSGDTKHLRLARFFIEERGNPAGGKEKRHYYDVESEARGEKETELPMYYPAVRSYWYQQAHLPIVKQETIEGHSVRAMYLLTAVADLVRICQPDSDIGTEFLPAVRQLWSNMIEKKSYVTGGIGAMKQWEGFGIDYFLPQGTDEGGCYAETCAAIGVMMLAERMLQFELDSHYTDTMELCLYNAVLTGMSLDGKAFTYVNQLASSDKDLSRRQEWFECACCPPNVTRTLGYLGGYVWNHTVTEHSAVVNVHLYTAATLRLEVSGSKIEIVQKTDWPWDGEVDFNVQVEGPPVDLQVRLRIPGWAGKTWEIIPQPDALDVRHGYLHLSAEWLQQHPQFRLNCPMRPRVVQPHPLAMQPVAYITRGPIVYCVEDVDHPWEQHHFKMTIFDPKAPLHEEFRAQPDQYVAIIAENGAQGELDTSPWSRQIVAEPGRVLGKTRDLCFVPYYLRANRGGKGQMRSISAPLVISPGRVRVALSTQSETMIRRNSDIEIQLPDAGLSSVSPVSPEPVNEPDVEMSAEGQTPPLTLPPHIAARFYRRNSKARRSSAASSRRSSISSLQSHHSNASSNGTPSTDHIDQHLRRTSILESRKARLADRALYAEKVRLRAALTKAATRNLHIEERALAAQQARERLLADIVAKCEGQVKRAKKKAEDNREKKAAEHARLRLEMAEKFAEAEKRRTLYQQTHRRQRTSSLPAEQEKKMALAVTKSLTQDEAARKIQRVWRTHRAKMVMQEFRSLNLSVDRIRVMAFEEVGALLSNREVLDTMAKVLRLCGLQDMEGGAMGERGAVRTFLSSYLIVTHPTEVLSSNGEQEQDLIAKARELLVAFDQVIALLSSGCCSPAVITADLQTLCESYNVFFSAFHAWKSHDSTVLIEIMLAQFVELELIWQTVKEDQAGGVAEDYRQGIRQNQILLLARLKRLAGSDSAMQMVRNALKKAKREKKHAASKQDIPRSAEAAPSTDVLTESVTSPISESFNNMDSRVLQELDKQRVSPHERFTKILTALPENRVLVHELLINKEFKIEEAPYTEPRRQVMKHMCDMMRRDIEAGFGTDWTVAMATVIQDRLLRSLRSGNSLYVLISEVLDPKLVESQCKAGTFSYENFFNFMNSILPRLCAPYRDPEVTAFAEDTSGDAIDRLARLMSIIDLLSLDHTNFMIQVSAPQLIQEAPGYEQRTFDRALSDGSASLGKTRRFWRTHRKIIVDEMKKRDPENVHGEPRPHASRIYAQGLADLVLSNATVSDDLIPETLSLDRQRLERLHAKAFQIVATASILLTAKNLLKRDARSQWKPEADRILSLDFNEIRADRVQSILESTHPMPSAASAQLAATIRRVLAPVATAHGVAAPQPAVEVSTETNSAPSFSDDSAADSQVSRGSTSPAPSFSDPVARLILSRLRSHILSRLSASSASERVKATTTASQSLAGAGMPEFVGEVGQLVDELEKVREVDWLCHGTVYERLCGEGVSASGALGPPQSQ; this comes from the exons ATGAGTTACCCGCAAGAAAGCTTCATCACGACCACATTCGCACCGGGATCTTTCTGGGCGTGCCGTCGCGATGTGGTCCGGACGCAAACACTGAAACATCAGCTTCATATGCTGAAAAGCACAGGGCGTTATGATGCGTTCAAACTGCAATGGCACCCAAGCTACTCGAATCCTCCCACCGTGTGGCCGATCCCCAATCACCAGTTCTGGGACTCAGACGTAGCCAAGTGGATTGAGGGCGCATGTTACCTGCTGATGGATCAATTTGACGCCGAAATTGACTCGGCTGTGAAAGAGCTGGTGCAGATGATTCAATCTGCCCAGCATCCGGATGGATACCTGAATATCCACTATTCCGTTGTCGAGCCGGGGAAGCGGTTCACAAATTTGCGAGATATGCACGAACT GTACAATGCAGGGCATCTTATCGAGGGCGCGCTCGCCCACCGTCTGTACTACAAGAACGATGAAATGATGGCTCCGATGTTGAAGTACGTGGATCTTCTGGCGGAGACTTTTGGTGACGGAGACGACCAAATCCCCGGCTACCCTGGCCACCCGGAGATCGAGCTGGCGCTGCTCCGCCTGTACAGTGTCTCGGGTGATACAAAACATCTTCGATTAGCCCGGTTCTTTAtagaagagagaggaaacCCGGctggaggaaaggaaaagcGACACTACTACGATGTGGAATCTGAAGCACGAGGCGAGAAAGAAACCGAGCTGCCCATGTATTACCCGGCAGTCAGAAGCTACTG GTACCAGCAAGCGCACCTACCTATAGTCAAGCAAGAAACAATCGAGGGACACTCGGTCCGTGCCATGTACCTTCTTACCGCCGTGGCAGATTTAGTCCGAATCTGCCAGCCAGATAGCGACATTGGAACTGAATTCCTGCCGGCGGTGCGTCAACTCTGGTCCAACATgatagaaaagaaatccTATGTGACCGGCGGAATTGGAGCTATGAAGCAGTGGGAGGGGTTTGGAATCGATTACTTCTTGCCCCAGGGTACGGACGAGGGTGGCTGCTACGCGGAGACATGCGCCGCGATTGGAGTCATGATGCTCGCTGAGCGCATGTTGCAG TTCGAGCTCGACAGCCACTACACCGATACCATGGAACTCTGTCTTTACAATGCCGTCTTAACTGGAATGAGCCTCGATGGGAAGGCGTTCACCTATGTGAACCAGTTGGCCTCTTCCGATAAGGATCTCTCGCGGCGCCAGGAGTGGTTCGAATGCGCTTGCTGTCCGCCCAATGTTACTCGCACGCTGGGGTACCTGGGGGGATATGTGTGGAATCACACGGTGACAGAGCATAGCGCTGTGGTCAATGTACATCTATATACCGCGGCCACTCTGCGTTTGGAGGTCTCAGGATCAAAAATCGAAATCGTGCAGAAGACAGACTGGCCGTGGGACGGCGAGGTAGACTTTAACGTCCAAGTGGAGGGTCCTCCAGTAGATCTCCAAGTGCGACTGAGGATTCCCGGATGGGCGGGAAAAACATGGGAAATCATACCTCAACCCGATGCGCTTGATGTCCGACATGGATATCTGCATCTGAGTGCCGAGTGGCTGCAGCAACATCCACAGTTCCGCCTGAATTGTCCCATGCGGCCACGAGTGGTTCAACCACACCCACTGGCCATGCAGCCTGTGGCTTACATCACACGGGGCCCGATCGTGTACTGCGtggaggatgttgatcaCCCGTGGGAGCAGCATCATTTCAAG ATGACGATCTTCGACCCTAAGGCACCCTTGCACGAAGAATTCCGGGCTCAGCCGGACCAGTACGTCGCCATCATTGCTGAAAACGGGGCCCAGGGCGAGCTCGACACGTCGCCCTGGAGCCGGCAGATCGTCGCAGAGCCCGGGCGAGTGTTGGGGAAGACACGCGATCTGTGTTTTGTGCCGTACTACTTGCGGGCAAACCGTGGAGGGAAGGGGCAGATGAGG TCGATTTCTGCCCCGCTGGTGATCTCCCCTGGCCGGGTCCGCGTCGCGCTCTCTACCCAATCTGAGACGATGATCCGCCGCAACTCAGATATCGAGATTCAGCTCCCGGATGCCGGGCTCAGCTCTGTTTCTCCCGTTTCGCCGGAGCCTGTGAACGAGCCCGACGTGGAGATGTCAGCCGAGGGACAGACGCCGCCATTGACGCTCCCGCCACATATTGCCGCCCGTTTCTACCGCCGGAACAGCAAGGCTCGCCGCTCGTCGGCTGCCTCCTCGCGGAGAAGCTCGATCTCGTCTCTGCAGTCGCATCACTCGAATGCCTCATCGAATGGCACCCCGAGCACAGATCACATTGACCAACACCTCCGCCGCACCTCCATTCTGGAGAGCCGCAAGGCAAGATTGGCTGACCGCGCCTTGTATGCCGAGAAAGTGAGGCTACGCGCCGCGTTGACCAAAGCAGCTACCCGGAATTTGCACATCGAGGAGAGAGCTTTGGCGGCCCAGCAGGCCCGTGAGCGTCTGCTGGCTGACATTGTCGCCAAGTGCGAGGGTCAAGTCAAGCgggccaagaagaaggcagaggaTAAtcgggagaagaaggccgcaGAGCACGCCCGCTTGCGTCTGGAGATGGCAGAGAAATTCGCAGAAGCTGAGAAGCGCCGCACGCTTTATCAGCAAAcgcatcgccgccaacgcACGAGCAGCTTGCCTGCTGAgcaggaaaagaaaatggctCTCGCAGTCACCAAGTCGCTGACCCAGGATGAGGCGGCTCGGAAGATTCAACGGGTCTGGCGCACTCATCGCGCAAAGATGGTCATGCAGGAGTTCCGCTCCCTAAATCTCTCGGTCGACCGAATTCGTGTCATGGCCTTTGAGGAGGTCGGAGCCTTGCTTTCCAACCGAGAGGTGCTTGATACCATGGCCAAAGTCCTCCGTCTCTGTGGGCTACAAGATATGGAAGGTGGCGCGATGGGTGAGCGGGGTGCCGTGCGCACGTTCCTCAGCAGCTATCTGATTGTGACGCATCCAACTGAAGTTTTGAGCAGCAACGGGGAACAGGAACAGGACCTAATCGCCAAAGCCCGGGAGCTACTGGTGGCCTTTGACCAGGTCATTGCACTACTTTCATCTGGCTGCTGCTCACCGGCGGTCATCACTGCCGACCTTCAGACATTATGTGAATCCTACAATGTGTTTTTCTCGGCATTCCATGCGTGGAAGTCGCACGACTCAACTGTTTTGATTGAGATTATGCTTGCACAATTTGTTGAACTAGAGCTGATCTGGCAGACGGTcaaagaagaccaagccgGAGGCGTTGCGGAAGATTACCGACAGGGCATCCGGCAAAACCAgattctcctcctcgccagACTAAAGCGGCTTGCCGGGTCTGACAGCGCGATGCAGATGGTGCGGAATgcgctgaagaaggccaagcggGAAAAGAAGCATGCTGCCTCCAAGCAAGATATCCCCCGGTCTGCCGAAGCTGCGCCGTCAACGGACGTTTTGACAGAGAGTGTCACATCGCCGATTAGCGAGAGCTTCAACAACATGGATTCTAGGGTTCTGCAAGAGCTGGACAAACAACGGGTGTCGCCGCATGAGCGGTTCACCAAGATCCTCACCGCGCTGCCCGAGAACCGGGTCCTAGTGCACGAGTTGCTCATCAACAAAGAGTTTAAGATCGAGGAAGCCCCGTACACCGAACCCCGCAGACAAGTCATGAAGCACATGTGCGATATGATGCGGAGAGATATTGAGGCCGGGTTCGGGACGGACTGGACTGTCGCCATGGCCACAGTGATCCAAGACCGTCTGCTTCGCTCACTTCGATCCGGCAACTCCCTCTATGTGCTGATCAGCGAGGTCCTGGATCCCAAGCTGGTAGAGAGCCAATGCAAGGCTGGCACATTCTCCTATGAGAATTTCTTCAACTTCATGAACAGCATCTTGCCGCGTCTCTGTGCCCCATACCGAGACCCTGAAGTCACCGCTTTTGCCGAGGACACGTCCGGCGATGCCATCGATCGACTGGCGAGGTTGATGAGCATCATCGATCTGCTATCATTGGACCACACCAACTTCATGATCCAGGTGTCCGCTCCACAGCTGATCCAAGAGGCTCCCGGGTATGAACAGCGAACATTTGATCGGGCCCTGAGCGACGGATCAGCCAGCTTAGGAAAAACTCGACGGTTTTGGCGCACACACCGGAAGATAATTGTCGACGAGATGAAAAAACGGGACCCCGAGAATGTCCACGGAGAGCCACGGCCTCACGCGTCCCGGATCTATGCGCAAGGTCTTGCTGACCTGGTGCTGAGCAATGCCACTGTATCGGATGATCTGATTCCCGAAACTCTGTCCCTTGATCGCCAGCGTTTGGAACGGCTGCATGCCAAGGCATTTCAAATTGTCGCAACGGCATCTATCTTGCTGACCGCTAAGAACTTGCTGAAGCGGGATGCCCGATCACAATGGAAGCCCGAAGCGGATCGCATCCTGTCCCTGGACTTCAATGAGATCCGTGCGGATCGAGTGCAATCGATTCTCGAGTCGACACATCCTATGCCCTCCGCTGCAAGTGCACAGCTAGCAGCCACTATCCGACGAGTTCTTGCTCCCGTCGCGACGGCCCACGGGGTAgctgcgccgcagcctgCAGTGGAAGTCTCGACAGAGACGAACTCCGCACCATCATTCTCCGACGATTCAGCCGCTGACTCCCAAGTAAGCCGTGGAAGCACATCACCTGCACCAAGCTTCTCCGACCCCGTGGCCCGACTCATCCTCTCCCGACTCCGAAGCCACATCCTTTCCCGCCTCAGCGCGTCCAGCGCTTCTGAGCGAGTGAAGGCAACTACGACCGCCAGCCAGAGCCTCGCCGGAGCAGGGATGCCCGAATTCGTCGGCGAAGTCGGGCAGCTGGTGGACGAATTGGAGAAAGTCCGCGAGGTGGACTGGCTCTGTCATGGAACCGTGTATGAGCGTCTATGCGGCGAGGGTGTTTCCGCTAGTGGCGCTTTGGGGCCGCCACAATCACAATGA